DNA sequence from the Nesterenkonia lutea genome:
AGGCGAGGTGATCCGTGGACTTCTCCGATTCAGGCGGAATGACTACCCCTGCCCTCCGGCCTTATAGCCGACTCCGCGCACGGTCTGCACGATCTCCGGATTCTCTGGATCCTTCTCGATCTTGGAACGCAGGCGCTGCACATGGACGTTGACCAGTCTGGTGTCGGCCTGGTGGCGGTATCCCCAGACCTCTTCAAGGAGCATCTCCCTGTTCCAGACCTGCCAGGGCTTCTTCGCCAGGGCGGTGAGCAGGTCGAACTCCAGCGGAGTCAGTGAGATGCGGTGCTCTCCGCGGCGCACCTCGTGTCCTGCCACGTCGATGCTGAGGTCTCCGATGGACAGCGTCTCCCCCTCGGAGCGGGTGCCGTGATCGGCGGGCCGCAGCCGGGCGCGCACCCGGGCCACCAGTTCGGCGGGCTTGAACGGCTTGGGCACATAGTCGTCTGCACCGGCCTCGAGGCCGCGCACCACGTCGGCGGTGTCTGATTTGGCGGTCAGCATGATCACCGGGGTATCGGCCTCTTCGCGGATCTCGCGACAGACCTCGATGCCGTCCTTGCCGGGCAGCATCAGGTCGAGCAGGACCACATCGGGCTTGGAGCTGTGGAAGGTCTCCAGCGCGTCGTCGCCGTTGAAGCAGAAGGTGGGCTCGAATCCTTCATTGCGCAGCACGATGCCGATCATCTCGGCCAGCGCTTCATCGTCGTCGACGACCAGGATCCTGGCTTTCATCTGCTCTCCGTCCTTTGAGGTCCTGCAGCACAGCGCTTCACGCGCGCAGGTTGGGGCCCGATTCCTCGCGGCACCGCGTTCAGGATATATGAGAGCGGTAGGCTGGGCGCGGAGGGCACTCGCGCAGGCGCGCTTGAGGAGGGGCAATGATCCGCACAGCGGCGACACACCGTGGTGCTCGGCGGTCGCCGAGCGCTGCCTCTTCGCCGTCTCCGACGTCGCCCTCCACAGTGCCCCCGGGCCCATATCCACCCCATGACGCCCGAAGGTCTCGCGGCTCCGGGCCGCAGGGCTCGGCCCTCCCCGCCGGCCCGACCCTGGCACCGGGAACCGTCTTCCCGCTGCGCAGGATGGTCGCCGATGAGCTCTTCAGCGCGGCGGCCGCAGTCATCCGACGCTCCCCGCGAGCGGTGCTCGGGGTGCCGTTCGTGGCGGGGCTGGTGAACTTCGGACTCACGCTGACCCTGATGGTGCTGCTGCCCTCCTCCGCCTACACTCGCATGCTCACCGACCCGGCAGCCTTCGAGGACGCCGATGTCGCCCTGGGCCTGGCCACCGACACCGCCTTCATCTGGCTCACGCTGGCAAGCTCGGCGCTGACCTCCCTGGTCATCCTGGTGGCCGCGGCTTATATGGCGCTCCCCACCCTCCGGGCCGCCTACGGCCTGCGCACCTCCATGGCACAGACAGTGCGTCTGAGGCTCGGCAGGCTCGGCCCCGTGGTCCTGAACCTGCTGGTCCTGGGCCTGATCCTCGGCGTGCTCGCCGTGCCCGTGCTCTTCCTCGCCGTGCTGGTGCTGGTGCTGACCCTGTTCCTCGGGGCGGTGGTCGTTCTGCCTGCACTCTTCCTGGTGCTTTGCTGGGTCACCGCCGCGGTGATGTACGCCCCGGTGACCGTGATCGTGGAGCGACTGGGCCCGCTCGCCGCGATCGCCCGCTCCTGGCGGCTCAACCGCGGACGCTGGTGGCGGCACATCGGACTGGTGGCGCTGCTCTACGTGATCCTGGGCATCGTGTTCAGCATCGCCTCGGCGCCGCTGATGATCGCCGTGGCCGCCACCGAGCTCCTGGAGGGATCCCTGCTGCCCGGAGCCCCCGCCGAATGGGCCGAATTCATCGTCTTCGCCGTGTCCGAGCTCTACGGCACAGTGGTCACCACCCTCTTCGTCGGCGTGGTCGGCACCGTGGTCTCGCTGATGTACCTCAATGCAAGAATCCGTCAGGAGGCGCTGGACGTGACCCTGCTGGCCGCCG
Encoded proteins:
- the mtrA gene encoding MtrAB system response regulator MtrA — protein: MKARILVVDDDEALAEMIGIVLRNEGFEPTFCFNGDDALETFHSSKPDVVLLDLMLPGKDGIEVCREIREEADTPVIMLTAKSDTADVVRGLEAGADDYVPKPFKPAELVARVRARLRPADHGTRSEGETLSIGDLSIDVAGHEVRRGEHRISLTPLEFDLLTALAKKPWQVWNREMLLEEVWGYRHQADTRLVNVHVQRLRSKIEKDPENPEIVQTVRGVGYKAGGQG